The window CCGAGCTGCTTTCAACCCCGTAGGGTGCCAATAATCGGCCCACACCTCACGCGGCCTCACGATAGTAGTAGTTGAGCAGCCCACCGACCCTCTCCCGACACTGGACGCTTCCATTTCGGTCCGCTGGTCTCGACAACGGCGTCAGCAGCTCATTGTCGAGTCCTTGGTGGTTCCTCTCACGGTGGTAGTGCTCGACGTACTCGTGGACGACGAACCGCAAATGCCGCTCGCCGAGGAACACTACCCGGCTCAGACACTCCTCCTTGATCGAGCGCACAAATCGTTCCGCGTAGGCGTTCAGATTCGGACTTCTTGCCGGCAACCGTATAGGCTCCACGCCGCTCCCCCGCAAGATCTCACTGAACGCTTTTGTGTACAGCGAATCCCGATCGTGGATCAGGTGACGCGTCTTGCGGAGAAAACCACCGAATCCGTCGGTCAGATTTCGTGCCATCTGCTCCATCCATTCCCCGTACGGCTGGCTGTGGATGCCAGCGATCTTCACTCGACGGGTCTTGAGCTCGATCACGAAAAGCACGAAGTAGCGCCTGAGCCCTCCCCAGCTCAGCACCTCCACCGTGAACAGGTCGGCCGCTGCGATCCAATCCCAGTGAGCCTCGAGGAACGTCTTCCAGGGCGTTCGCCGGCTCCGCTCCGGAGCCGGTTCGATCCCATGATCCTGGAGAATCCGCTTCACCGTGTTGCGACCGATCTGGTGCCCAAGGTTGGCGAGAGCGCCACGGATCCGGGTGTAGCCCCACCTGGGATTCTCCTCCGCCATCCTGACGACCAGCTCCGCAATCTGCTTCGCCGTGGTCGGGCGACCTCGACCTCGGTGGCAACTGCCGTCGTACTTCTTGGCGATCAGCCTCCGATACCACCGCAGGATCGTGTCGGGTGTGACGATCCCGGCCACTTCACCCAGAGCCTTGCGTCCGAGCACCTTGCCCCGGACCGCAAGACGACGGCGCTGCTCATCCGTGAGACGCAGACGCCCGCTGCCGAGCTGCTGATGCAGGATCCGATTCTCTTCTCGCAGGTAGTCGATCAAGTCTACCTGGTGGCGGTTCAGCCATCCGGCCATCGTGAAAACGAGGAAGTGTAGAGAGTGAGACATCGCCGGAGACTACGGGCCCACGCCAGATGGGGTCCAGAAGAAGCGAGGCGGTGGTGCGTGACCTACCTGTAGGCAGAGCGACGTCATGTCGGCCGACTTTTGGCACCATACGGGGGCCGGCGGAGCATGTTCACTCTGTTGAAGTGTTCACTAATCATGAACACTGTGGCATAATGAACGCCGAGGTGCCGCCATGCGCGAAACAGAAGAGACCATCCTGCACAGAGCTGAAGAAGCACTCGAACGCCTGGGACTTCACTGGGAGATCCTGCACCGGGAGCCCCTGCTGCCAACCAAGCGCGCTGATGCTGTCGTAAAGCTCCACCACCCGGAGGGGGAAGTCGAGTTCGTCGTCGAGGTGAAGGCTCGGCCAACTCAGCATGTTGCCGATGCCCTTGCTCGGCCTGGCCTCGCTGACACGCCTCAACTGCTTGTAGCGGACTACATCAACCCGAAGCTGGCGGACCGGCTTCGGGAGAATGGAGTGAACTTCGTCGACGCAGCCGGCAACGCCTATCTTCGGCAGGAAGGACTCTACATCTGGGTCAAGGGAGAGAAGGACACACTGCGGCTCGAGGCTGAGCGAGAGCGGCGCCGTGCGTTCCAGCCGAGCGGCTTGAAGCTGCTCTTCGCGCTCCTTTGTCGACTCGAGCTGGCGGAGACTGATTATCGGACGCTTGCCGACACCGTCGGTGTCGCCCTCGGCACCGTGCAGTGGGTGATGCGGGATCTCATCAACGATGGGTACGTCATGAGACTTGGGAGATTCGACCGCCGACTCGTGGAGCCGAAGGAACTTCTTGACGCTTGGGTACCTGCCTACGCTCGCGATCTGCGACCGCGGCTCTTGCTCCAGCGATTCGAAGCCGAGGACATCCGGTGGTGGAGAAAGACAGATCTTCGGCACCACGGCGCATTGTGGGGAGGCGAGCCTGCCGCAGCACGGCTAACCAAGTACCTCAAGCCGGGAACCTTGACGATCTACGCTGACAAGGTCCCGGCACGTCTGGTTGCGGCGAAACGTCTGAAGAAGGACGCTGATGGCCGAGTAGATTTTCGGAAGAAGTTCTGGCGTTTCGATACAGACAAGAGGACGCAGATTGTGCCACCCGTCTTGGTGTATGCAGACTTGCTTGCACTGGCCGACCCGCGAGCTCGCGAAACAGCTGAGCGGCTCTACGAGGAAAAGATAGATGGACCTTTCCGGGTACACCTCGCTCGCTGGACTCGCTGAGGCGATCGCAGCAGTCCTGGATGCCGCTTCGCGCCTTGGCTGCAAGATCTACGTGACTGGTGCTTTGGCCCGAGATCTGTGGCTGGAGTTCGGGCACAAGATCGACACCGGTAGGGAAACCCATGATGTCGATTTCGCGATCGAATGCGCCGATTGGCAGACCTTCGAGCGCCTCAAGGACGCATTGGACACTCAGGACGTGAAACTCGACGAACGAATGCAGCACAGATTCAGGCATCCGAACGGTACCTTGATCGACTTGATTCCTTTCGGAGGCGTCGAAAGGCCAGATCGAACGATCGCCTGGCCTCCGAACGGAAACCCCGTAATGAACCTTGTCGGGTTCACAGAGGTGGCAGAATCCACGGTTGGAGTTGTGCTTCCCGGCAACGTGAGCGTGCCCGTGGTTACACTGCCCGCACTTGCCGTGCTGAAGCTCCTGGCCTGGGAAGATCGGCGCCGAGGTCCGGCTCAGGATAAGGACGCGTACGACCTCGTCGTCATCGGCAAGCACTATCTTGAGATCCGGGAGCCTCGACTCTCCATCGAGGATGAGGCAGATCTCATTGAGCGGCATGGCTTCGAAGACAAGTTCGCCAGCGCTGAGCTGCTCGGTTCCGATATGGCGAGATTTGGCTCAGCGGCGGTCCGAGAAGCGATCGACAGCATCCTCGAGCGCGAAGAGGATCCCGAAGGTCCGCTCGAACTCGCGCGAGTTGTCTTGAGTTATGAGCCTCTTGAAGGTGTCGGTTTCGTGGCTGCGCTTCGGGCGGGTTTCCTGGGGCACCCGAGGCCATAAGGCGGCGGCTCGTAGCTCGCGGTATCAGTTGACGTTTGGCTGGGAACAGCGAGGGTCCGCCGCCGCCGTCGCCGGTGCTGTTGGGAGGGGTGGGAGTCCCGCGGGATTTCTGGACCGGGGGTCGAGTGGGCGTTTCCACAGACAGGTGGCGACTACTACTGGGAGAACTACAGGAACAACTACAGGGATGGGGGTACCGTTCATGCGTGGATTCGCCGCCGAGGGGGTACCGTTTATGCGTGCCGGGGGGTACCGGATATGTGTGGAAAACTCCGCGTTTCCACAGCCGTGAGTCAAAACTCTTGGGCCTGTCGAACGTGACTGGCTGACGGATGGAGGCGCAGACCACCGGGAACCGCTGCGACGCGTGCCGACGGGTAGAGCATGAGGACCTGCAGTAGCGCTGCCCTGAACTTGCGCTTGAAGTTTCGTCGATCGTTGTAACCGGCACCGAATTGCTCGGCGAGTGCCGGCCACGGGATACGGGTCGGCCGTCTCAAGTAGCTATTGCGATAGGTGAGCCAGCAGTAGATGTCTAGCGCGAGCGGGCTGCGCAGGCCCCGAAGAGTCGCCATGTCGATGGGTACCGGCTTCTCGGCCAGGGCGCGGAACCCAAGTTCGCTGAGGATGACGTAGGAACCCCAGAATGGTTCGTCGCCTGGCCCAGATGGCGACCACCAGAGCCGGGTCTTGTCGGCGATGGTGAACCGATCATCGGTGAGCCTGCCGGCGCCCGGGTCGAAGTCGGTGAAGGAGACAGTGGAGAGGAAGAGCCGCGCCATCTGGTCGCGAAGACGGGGAATCGTTCCGGACTGTCCGCCGGTCGGCGTGAGGCCGATCTCGTTCATGAAGCTGGAGAGCGAGCGGCCAAGCTCGAGACGTCGTGACTTAGTGCGGCAGGCCTCGCGAGTCATCCAGGCGAGCAGAAGGCGCGGATAGCGCCCGTACGGCAGACCGAAGTCTTTGTCGGCGGTGATCTTGAGCGTCAGGCGGCCGTTGCGGCGGGTGAAGACGAGAGCATCGGTGCTCTTGTGCGGCAGCGTCGTCTGCACGAATGCCCGGGCCATGAAGCCGAGGTCGATGGCGCTGCCCGAGGTCGTGCGAGATAGTGTGTGCTGTGCCGGACGAGACACCGGCTCA is drawn from bacterium and contains these coding sequences:
- a CDS encoding transposase, translating into MSHSLHFLVFTMAGWLNRHQVDLIDYLREENRILHQQLGSGRLRLTDEQRRRLAVRGKVLGRKALGEVAGIVTPDTILRWYRRLIAKKYDGSCHRGRGRPTTAKQIAELVVRMAEENPRWGYTRIRGALANLGHQIGRNTVKRILQDHGIEPAPERSRRTPWKTFLEAHWDWIAAADLFTVEVLSWGGLRRYFVLFVIELKTRRVKIAGIHSQPYGEWMEQMARNLTDGFGGFLRKTRHLIHDRDSLYTKAFSEILRGSGVEPIRLPARSPNLNAYAERFVRSIKEECLSRVVFLGERHLRFVVHEYVEHYHRERNHQGLDNELLTPLSRPADRNGSVQCRERVGGLLNYYYREAA
- a CDS encoding pirin, coding for MSRPAQHTLSRTTSGSAIDLGFMARAFVQTTLPHKSTDALVFTRRNGRLTLKITADKDFGLPYGRYPRLLLAWMTREACRTKSRRLELGRSLSSFMNEIGLTPTGGQSGTIPRLRDQMARLFLSTVSFTDFDPGAGRLTDDRFTIADKTRLWWSPSGPGDEPFWGSYVILSELGFRALAEKPVPIDMATLRGLRSPLALDIYCWLTYRNSYLRRPTRIPWPALAEQFGAGYNDRRNFKRKFRAALLQVLMLYPSARVAAVPGGLRLHPSASHVRQAQEF